TGCTGTAACAGACAGGTTTGTCTTACCTTGATTTAATTCCATCATTGTAATGTCTCTTGCTTAATGATGCTGTGTTTGTTACTACAGAGAGAAGGTTGCCATAGAGAGATCTGGGAATACTGTTCTGGACATGAACCAATTTCGAATGCTCTTCTGCACTTGCAAAATTCCTGGACTTACCAGAGACTCTCTCagcagttattttaaaactggtaaacaaatgaaaatttggGGTTAATATAAGcaaatgatttttattaatatgcTAAAGGACTGGTCAGTTTAACCATAAAATTCTTGCTTTCTTGAGCACTACATCAGTTACTGGTTGTAAAGTGTTTATATAATGAAGCAAAGAAGGTATCTCATCTACAAATGCCCTCTTTGGTCCAATATTTAGTCCTTATCAAATAAGAGTAAAAGAGAGCTCTGCTTCAAATTGTGTGTTACCAGCCTGATGCCTATAATGAGCATACCATCATTAAGAATTGATGAAAGACAAattctgtgtgttctgtgtgGATTCAGCAAGGAACACTCACTTCAGCAGAGGGAGTTCCTGCCTACAAGAGATGCAAATATATGCAATTTGCTCCTAGATGAAAATGACTTGAAGTAGTTTATAACAGTGAAAGTTATGTGTGACTTCTGTTGGCTTTTGAAATGTCTTCAAGTTTGTAGAATTGGGCAAAAAAGAGTCTGTAGGGCTTTGCTGAGTTTATTCTGTATCTGTTACTTTATCCCCAAGGttggattttaatttatttacttacttttatttatttactgggtttttttttatttattttactgtttttcatttcagaggcTGAAGGTGAATGTCCATCTCACTTGATAGTCCTGTGTCGAGGTCGAGTATTTGCATTTGATGCTGTGCATGAAGGCATCATCCTGACTCCTCCAGagattttcaggttttcaaaatgtttattttaaatgagttGTCTTATTTAAGCTACGTACcaaagaggctttttttttttttttccattcctttaaCCCCAAAGAATTAGATGTGAGAGAGGCGACAGCTTCTCCTTTAGCTGAAAGGTTCAGATTTGAGTAAATCCTTGTTCAGTGGATGGCAGCTTCTTTCCATGTACTATTGTAACACATGTGTAGAGCATCATACAGAAGggctgaaagaagaaaataccttCAGTAGGAAATACCTTTTTTATGGTTTCTTTACATGGAATTAGGATTACAACTGTCATCATTCCTTCCATGTACAATCCACAGTGCTACTTAATCAAAGTTGAGGCACTCTCATGTGTTGAACTCTTTTGTTACATACAGATGTAGTTTCAGCATAAGTCTGTAGATTTGGGATCTATATGCATCTCTTTACTAAAGAAGGGTTGTTAATTTTGACAGGGAATAACTTAATGCAGTTGTCGAAGTGCTGCTTATAGTGCACAACAGAAGGCTCGTAACTAAAATTGGCAAAAAGTGGATGGCCAAATTCCTCAGGAAAGACAAACCTAACTAGAGAAgctaaaaatcactttttaaaaataatctggtACTTTAATACCTAATATTTTAACATAGCCATTTCTGGTTTTTGTAGTTGTACCTGTTAAGTAAAGCTAGTAACAAAGAAATGAGCACTTGCAATACAGACAATACCCCCTAAACCTATTTGATGTAGGCAGGGCAGGTTGAGTTTGGTTTgatggggctttttttgtttggctttatttttgtaacCTCATCGTGGGTGTCTTATATATTTGATACTATGTAACTATTGATCAGTAGTGGAATTTAGTAGGCAAGAGTGCCAAAACAAAGAACAAGCCAGATTAAATGCCTGTAATTCATGGAATTTCTTTAACATCGAGAACAGCatatgaaaaactgaatttgcaAACTAAAACTTACCCCtctgttaatttttcttctaaaggaAAAGGTAGGAAGAGAATTGCTCTTGTATAGTTCAGACTCTACATTCAGGATGTACCATAGCTAGTGTTCTGCTTTAAGATTTATCTTGAGGGGAAAGTTTGCCCTGTATGTGATTAGTTATTGTAAAAGCTGCAGTATAGCAGgtgtctgctgctctgaaaagtCTCAACCTGTTGAGAGTCTTCAACCTGTTGAAGTCttaatctaattttaaattaagcGTGTAATAACACTTCAGCACTACGATTGTTTATGTGTGTTTGTACTAGGCTCATAGGTGCTGAGTGACTGAAAGCTGAGCAGGTCTTCAATTGTCTTTAAAATCTAGGCAAGCTGATTCATGCTTCCTGAAAATTCACATTGGCTTGTGAATTTCAACCCAAAATTCCAGCTTTgtaaaaaagagagagagagacgCAAGGTGATTTTTAGCTTGTCTCCGTCTGTTGTTAACTTCAGTTTTTGAAATCTTGTTAAAGGCAACTTACGTATATACAGAAGAGATGCTATAGTGAACCAGATGGACCAGGACTGGCAGCCCTAACAAGCAATGAAAGGACAAAATGGGCAGAGGTAGGAATACTTCAGCAGCTGATTCCTGGGAAAAGCATTGTAATCACTGGAAGAATACTATTTCACTTAGCTTTGTCTTTTTATGCCTTCTAGTTACGGGAATATTTGATTCATCTTGATCCAAAGAACTTAACTCTTCtggaaaaaattcagagaagtTTGTTTGTGGTTGGCCTTGATGATTCTAGTCCCCATGCAACTCCTGAGGACTACACAGAGGTAACTGAGAATTTTTGATAATTCATATCTGATCATCTTTACATAAAAATTTCTCCTGCATATATACAGAAACAGCTCCTCTTGCTCTTTCAGAACTGTAAAAATGAAGCAGATAAATACgcaaaaaaaggacttttttaaTCTGTAGGAAAACTTTAATAGTTCTAATCATTAGGACATTGTAAGTGGGAATGGTTGAAATCTACCTTCATAAATTTTTAGCTCTCTATCCTTCGGGGTCTTCAAAGACAGTCATTAACTTTTTATCACACTTCTAATTAATAAGTTGGCCCTATAATCATGTTGCATTTTGAACTGGATGAAGATATCATGTGTCAGGGAGGTCTTGCCATCTTAAAGTAGACTAGACTTAGCTTACAAAGATTGTCAGTGTTCTTGGTGTTTTTTAGACTTCACAgtgtgtttcttctgttttagcTTACAAGGCTGGGGCTAACAGGTGATCCGACTGTGCGCTGGGGAGATAAATCCTACAACAGCATATTCTTTTCCAATGGAACCTGTAGTGCATTCTGTGATgtaagttaattttttttcatcttctgagtATTTATTTACTGAATTTCCCCCTTCAGAGTATTATTTTAAGTGCTTAATGTGTTACTCTTTAGTATAGCCTTGTTTACCTGGCACCTACTCTGCTAAGTTCCCAAAAGCAGTCTGCTTTCTCATGTTCTTTGCTCTCTCATGGTGTTTTCTAGTATACCGTACTTGAATTAGCAATGGCATCTGAAGtcataattttgtttctgaaagtatttaatgaggaattccaaagggaaaaaatacaattcacTAGAAGGCTTAAAATTAACTCCCTGCTTGATGTATCCATGTAAacagctgtgttttttaaacttactttattttaaactcaTTATTGCATGGCCAGAAGGgcttatatttttctttaaacctgCCTTTTCATGGCAGTAGTACATTTAACTGTGGAGCAGTTAAAATTGTGAGTGGACTTAGAATATTTCTATGTTTATTGCAGAACTATAAAACAAGTCCAACACTGCACAGTGAAGCTGTTGGTCCACAGGACAAAGAGTagcacagggaaaaaagtgGAAGAGTTTGATCTTCTTGCTGTTATGCAAAGTAATGTAATATCTTCTCTTATTTGATTCTAGCATTCTCCTTTTGATGCCATGGCTTTAATTACCATGTTATCTTTTGCTGAAAAGAAGATTAttgaaaatgagggaaaatggAAGGTATCTATCCTTCATAAAAATTCACGCTCATCAGTTAACATGTCTTTTCTTATGGATAACATTTCCTGGTTTTGtgtctttctttctgtcttcatcTTTCCAGGGATCAGATAATGTGAGGGATATTCCATTGCCAGAGGAACTTGTATTCACAGTGGatccaaaaataataaatgaaattggATGTACTAAAGAATTGTATTACAAGAAGGTGAAATTTACTCTTGGTTCTCTTAGTTGTTActgatactattttttttttcattctatttaagtatttttagttggtcttttttcctgctggaaaacaggaatgaaTGTTACTGATTAAGTGATGAATTTAACACCATGGTTAAATTTGTTATGTTGTGGTTTATGTTGagtgtgttttatttgcagTGGACCAAGTTGTGATATTTCTTgacttctgttgtttttcttcctttggtaTGACAGGTGTCTGACTTGCAGCTGGTGTCTTACGCCTTCACCTCCTTTGGCAAAGCATTGATTAGAAAGAGGAAACTTCATCCTGATACATTTGTGCAGCTTGCTCTTCAGCTTGCTTATTACAAATGCCATGGACGGTAAGAAAATACCAGATTAGGAATAAAAAACCAGTTTCTTGAGTAGAAGTGTGTGGTGGCTTTGCAACCTTAGTATGTAATTTGCCATGGAGATGTAAGAATGATAAACTAAGGGCTTTTTGCAGTAACAGTTGCATAGAGCCATACTTGCTTCAGAAGAATTGTGTTCTTGTGCCCATAGGGataatacatatacatattaTGGAATGGATGGTAGAACACAGACCATGAAAACTTGAACTTGGGCCATACAGAGGAAACACTTGGGTGAACACAAAATGCACAGTGGGTCAGGATTCTCTAATGTCAAATAGTTGCCTAAATGTAAAAGAGAGTTTTGTCTGTAGCATGTGACAGTCATCAGTAAAATGTTTAGTCTTCCAAGTCTGTGAAAGGCCTCACAAACTTCAATGTGTCTTTTTCTTGAGCAATATTGGATGTGAAGGTTTGGGCAGAGTAATAGGGGTGGAGACAGTGACCATTCAAGTACCTGCCGCTACATTTTTGGTTGTGCCATTTAATTCTGTATTATTGATTAAAAGGTATTACTCTTGTTATTGGTGCTCCCAAATTTCTGTTTGCTACCTAGTATTTATTATGGCTTGTGTAAGTCATTACTGACCAGCAGAGTATTTCTTGCTTCAGAAAGAGGAGGGTTTCATCATAGGAGTGTGATGTTTAGTCACTGGTGAGATGTAGCTCATTATAACAAAGGTGGTTAGATCTTGGTTTGCTGAACATCAGGACACTAATTATCTGACTAAAATAGCCTTGGTCTGTTGTAAACATGCAAGTGTGTTTCATGGAGGTTGTCTATTAAGTGGTAGACTGTCACAGATCTGGAGTTGGTCCATGTAAAAACTGGATGGCTGTCAGTATGCAGCAGAGAAGGTTTTGACCTTTTCCCTCTAAATGCTTTGGAACACACTGCTTTATTTCAAACGTGTCTCTTAATTTATGAGGGCTTGGATGGTGTAGGTGGAAGTATACAGTGAAACTAAAGCTTGTGtaatttcagctatttttgCTAGAGGCTGGTGGATCTGTAGTCCTTAGAAACTATCCATGGCAATGCAATCTTTTCAAGGTATGATTATAGTACTGGCACTTTTTTTCAGTCATCTCTCCCACAAAAGCACATAGAATTGCTTTGTggttctttttcagaaatataagtttaaaaaaattaatgggtTTCTGGTACTTGTAACTGAGCTGGATGTGCAAGATCTTTTGCAGGACTCCTTTAGTCCTTGAGATAGCAAATAGTTTTGTTAAGTTAATGAGACACTCTTCCCTAATTTTTGTTCTTAGTCCGGGCTGCTGTTACGAAACTGCCATGACCAGACGTTTCTATCATGGCCGCACGGAGACCATAAGACCATGTACTGTGGAAGCAGTAGAGTGGTGCAAGTCCATGCTGGATCCTTCTGACAGTGTAAATACTGAAATCCTACATTAATTACTGTGTATTTACAAGGCCTCTCATCTGAACCACTTcaaacttgtttttctgttgtctcATTGATGAGAGTTGGCACCTTTCCAGGGAGACAAATTTCAAATGTTGGGTTGCTTGAACTCTGATTCTGGTCATTGTGACTGAGATGTGCTGTCATTTGTGGGCTATCTGTGTTATTTACCTTTTGGGTTCAGTAATGTAACTGTCTCAGATTACATTCTCACTGATTTATTTCACACCTCAAAAAGTTACTAGGTTGGAACCAAAGTATTCTGCTGttctgttgttttaattttcaagtgaACTCAGGAAATGTGTATCTAATAGTTGCATCTGAGAGCAAGATTGAAAGATGTTTGTCTTAGTGGTAACAGGAGCCTATTCCAGAGTTTGCTGAACCAGAgatcttttctttccccagcaaCTACCCTCTGGTGCTTGGCTGGCAAAGCAGATCATGCCTTGCTTGCCAAGCAAGAGCTCTACTAAAGCTCTTTCTGTTGCCTTCACTGTACCTTTCTCAGAGCCTGAGAAATTAAGCAAGGCAAAGGTTTTTGAGACAAAGGGAAATACATctttagaaaaatcaaagtttctATATTATTAATGCATCTGAAAAACATTGAGGAAGACAGGTGTCAGAAAGCATGCGCGATTAATAATTCTGGcctttaaaagcacattttcctggTCTTCATTGGTTTCTTTTGGCATGCACTGCAGTTTTAAAACTCAGTTCTCTGACTGTcttgaaaatctgcttttctattCCAAATATCAATTCCTATTATTTCCCTGCTCCTCAATTACCTTCTAACCAATTATCAGGTTTATGTGATTACTGCTACTACTAGCAGTGCATAACTTTGATCACTATCTGtagcctttttctctttgtaatgTTATATAGCATCTCCAAATAGCTCCctattgttgttttgttttgctttttttaatactaaCTCCTGGAGCTTAAAAAGATCTGTTCAATGGTATTGAAATTAATGTGCTTAGAAGTCTGCCTTTATGTAGTTTTTAATACCTTAAAGTCAGATGCTTTGAAATTATCCTTTTgtcttaaattttgttttgtccCTTGTCATCTTGGTAGCTTGATTTTTATCCAAATCGAGTGGCTGCTGTCCTTGTTTCACATTGTCTGCTGCAGCCTGTTGTGTGATGAATAAAAGGATAAATAGTGCTTCTTAAGTAGTCAAAGAACTGTCAAGATTTAAGGTCTTGGAAGTCAAGATGTTGAGCATCTAGGACAGTTTCTCAAGGTCTCCTTTGCAAAAACCATATTATTTGCATTCTCTCTGACTTTAATATACAAGTTTTAATATAAGCTTGAAAGAACCACAATGTTGGGCAGAACTGGAAATCAGCAGAGAGGATTTGGGAATGCACCTAGCAGGAGCTAGTGTCCTTCTGAATAAATGGTACTGTGGGAGGCTTTAGGGTCTGATCACTCTAGTTCCTGAGTGATGTTTCCTTTCTATTGTTTCAGATTATTTGGGAAAAAGCATTCATTTCAGAATATTGTTCAGTTCAAAAGCAATCTGAGTAAGAGAACAGAGATACAGGGAACAAACAAGCACATTTCCCTGAAAAGGGAATTTGGGTTTGGGAGAAAGGGTTTGAGAGAGGTTATTATGTACCTTTCAAGTTCCTCCATTTTCTTCTATCTAAAATTGTTAGAAACTATGAAAGGGAAAAACCTGCTGATCTGTGATGTGTTACTCAtttggattgatttttttttctctctttctctttgccttttttttttttttttttttttaatccgGTCTCTGCCCTACTTTACAGAATTATCAACGGCTACAACTGATGCATAAGGCATTTGCAAAGCACAACAAAATGAGGAAGGaatgtgaaaatggaaaaggtaCTCTTGGATCAACATTTTTGGGTCTTTTTCATGTGGGTTAAAAGGGAATATCATTGTATGCTAGTACATTTTCTCCGTCTCCTTATTTTCAACCTGAATAAAAACTACCTCTTAACATTTTATACTTTAATTCTGGGGGAAAGAACTAGTCCTTGCACCCATCCTTGTACCCCAGAAATATGTTCACTTGGAATATTATTCAATGTTTTTTCTGCCCAGTTAAACATTACTTTGGAATACCTTCCAGTTGAATATGTGCTTGGGTGAAAAGTGAAAAAGGTGGTCTTTAGGACACAGCTGAGATTTAGGTGAGATTCTAACCCAGCTGTGTTAGTGCTGTACACtattctgtgaataaaaaagGGTAGTTGGGAAATGAACCTGATGAACTTCATACTCTCTCCAGCCTTCTTGGTGTGTTAACACAATTCAGAGCACTTGTGGCCCTGAAAGCTTTTTTGCTGTGTTGACATTGCCCATGGGCCACTTCCAGTGTGGGGAGATCTTCCTCCTTGACTGAAGTGGGAGtttccttgggttttgttttccgCAGGAACTGTGCTGCATCCCTATTACTTAAGTCATTTGCTTTTGAGCTCAGTGATGCAAGTTGAACGTGTGAAAGACCTCTTAGATCAAATATGTGGGAAATGTTTTTGGATGCTACAATATGATGCTGTTATCTGTCCTTCAACTGCTATTAGAGCTCCCAGTTATCCAGaccagaagaagcagaaaaacttgGAACACTGCTGTTAATGATTcagtatttgcatttatttgacAGGCTTTGATCGTCATCTTCTGGGTCTCCTGCTCATAGCACAGGAGCAAGGACTGCCAGTGCCAGAACTGTACGGGGATAAGGCCTTCACAGCCAGGTAATTCATCTTCTTGTCCCATGGGAAGTTGTATGTATCTCTTGATACCAAGACCTTTGTGCTGATGTCTTGATCTATACAACAAAATAACTGTTCCATAAAACtcactttgttttaaattatttttaaaagtgctgcttttgttttgtgttgtttcacAGTGGAGGAGGTGGGAATTTTGTCCTTTCAACTAGTCTGACTGGCTACACTAGGTTTAGTGGATCTGCGCTCCCTATGGTACAACATGGCTATGGCTTTTTTTATTCAATTAGAGATGACAGGTAAggatataatttcattttggatATGGCTCTGCATTCGTCACAGAGGAAAAGGTGGCTAATAACTAGAATGGGGACAGGAAAATACCAAAGAAATATGGCTGAATGTGTCAGAAGAGATTGAGAAGTGAGATACATGAGGATAGAGGCATTGACATTCTGGGAAAGCATGTGTGGGAGGAAGAATGAGTAGTGGAGGACAAGTGAGCACCAAGATACTGACaataagcagaaataaagagTAGGGAAGGTGAAAGAAGGGAGCAACAGAAGGACTTAAAAATAGGCTGTCATTTTAGAGATCATTTGTAACATGTAAAGGTGTTTTTTGGCTGAGCTAGAGCAGATAAGAGGACATGTGAGCACACTGCCCATCACTCTTGGCAGTGACATACATCTTGACTCAAACCAGACCTTTTTGACGAGGAGGGGCTAAAACATTTGGCTTCACTTCTCCAAAAATCATACTATTTGAAAAGATCCAACTTCAGCTTAGCTGGTCTTATGGacaaaaattactgcttttttatGAAATCTAAAACTACTTTGGTTAGAATTTGTAGAGATAAATTGCTAGTTTAGGTGTAATTCAAATGATTTTTTCCTCAAGCTAGGCAGGGGTTGTGTGCCCATTCAAATCTGTTTGAGAAGACAAGCCATTAATACTTTGATCTGTGTCtctctttaaataaatagaacTAGATCAAGATATACCTTTTATTAGATGAATAGAAAAGAAGTACCTAAAACCTTAAACTAattgcagaaaaagaagaaatataatttacagcatttttaaatataagcagaaaagttttgtctctgtgtATGTAGTAGAAGGTATTTAAATCAAAGTATCTGATTTCAAGATCTGTCAACATTATTGCTTAATGAAGGTACTAAGGATCTGAGTCCTGTTAGTGTTGAGACAGTATGTTTATGTGAGAATTTTTACTTCAGAATTTATGCCATTAATTCCACATTTTGGGACAATTCATGTGACTTTGTCCTAGACCCTGACAATTAAGCACAGTGACATCACTGTTTTCTCTATTGGCAGGATTGTTACTTCCTGTTCTTCTTGGAAATCCTGTCCAGAGACTGATGCAGAAGTGCTGTGCAGAactctgttccagtgttttcaTGACGTCCTGCAGTTAACAGTTACAGCTCAGCTGTAAGCTTGATAATGATGTAAGAGGCTTTGCAAGCTCACAGGATGTATGTAGTGCTTAAAAACGAAATGCTACTCAAGAGTAGTGTTATATTCAAGACATTTAATGATCTATGTGAcatatatctatttttatgaGATTTACTGTGGTAACAGTACCCATTTAAGAATAATGTAGCCATTTGCAAGAGCAATGCAAGTAGTAGTACCTTATCTGTGTAGAACTatgcaatattaaaatatgcCACAACAATGCAAACATACTTAGGGATGAGATGTTGGAGTGGAAAATTGATGGGAGACCTGTATTTATGACCTTAGTAGTCACATGTAGAATAGTTTGTAGTCTACTGATAGTGTTTATGCCAGTGGAGCACTTAACTGTGTACTTAAAAGTAACCACACTATCCTCTTATGCGATTATGCTTCCTGTTCAGAGTGGTTAATGAAACAGAAGGGCTGCCTCCATCGGGTGATGTGGTATTTTATAagtaacttttcattttttgctaTCAGGACTATACCAAATAAATGTTGTATCCATTAATGGGGATGTTCCCACAACATTTGCAGTATGAGAGCACTACAgtttgaagtattttgaaaaagaatcacaaattaataaagaagaaagcagaatgaGTTTcaaatttctcagttttcattcTCTAGTGAACTGTGAATATTTGCTGCTTTACACTAATAATGCACAATAAAAGTAAGCACTGAATACAGTTTGATATGGTTCTCAGGATTTTAATACTTGATTTCTCTGAGCAACTTTGTATTTCCCtgttatagaaataaaattttctaaaaatcaaCCTTGTCTTAATTAATTTATGGCTGTACTGTTTAACATAGTATAGCAACATTGTGAGAGAAAGATGATCTTGGTGACAGGTGAATTTGAAACAGAGATTCTGAAGTACCCATTGTTTTTTCTCTAGCTTTTAGAGTTTCAGAGAGATCAAAtactattaattattttatagaaaCAACTCAACTTTCAGCTATCATGGAACCAGCCTCTTTGCTCTCTGGAAGCTCTGTTGCATGTTTTTGTCCACAGTAGCAAGAACACTTTCCCTTTTGATTTCCTCCATCAATGCCTGACACTTCTCTACAGTCCAGGGTGTGTTATACTGTGTCTTATTGCCTCAAAAAATGGTCTCCTCATTTCagcctttatttctttccctttactGAGCTACCTGTACATCTTGTCTCAATTACATCTGATAATCATTCAGAGTTTAATAGTTTGAGATCTTCCAAAACTCATATAGAGAAAGAATCCATCCTTGTTCTGCAATGCTAATAATAACCCACCCTGTTTCTCAGAGGTACATGACTTCCTGAAATCTCATGGGGCAGTAAAGCCTGTGTCTTTATGatgctgtgatttctgtgagATAGATTAGGATTTTCAATTAAGCTATGtgtgattatttttgttctttattttaataagttttGTCTGATAGTTACAACCTTTCACCCCTCAGTTGGGGTGAAACTGGTTAGTAAACGTGGTTGCAGTTGTGATAAGGACAGTTTGCTTTGAACATTCATTCAAAACAGCCTGAAGTCTGATGAAAGGtgtaattttgcatttatttgcatttattttctgtacacCTACTCTTGCCTTTCTGAGGATTTCTGGGAACATAGCAAGCCTGACAGAAGtccagaagaaggaagaaagtgaATCATTGAGAAAATGGCATTCAATCACCAGCATAACCAGAATTTCCTCTTCAGCTGACACAGTCTGAGCCTTGCCTAGAGAAACTGAAGCCAGAAGAGTATCCAGGGAGAACAAATTCAAGTTATGAGTTGTTAGGGCTGTTTGTTATGTTCTGTGGATACATGAATTCAGGAATGTGGTATTCATTTCCTTGTTGTGTAAAACATTTCGTCTCCAGTGCCTCTGTCctcaaaaacagagaaattatctTTCACAGGGTATATTCTCAGCATTTTTTGAAAATCAGAAGCTTTTCCAAACTTCTAAAGGAGAAATTCCAAACTCAGTGCCATTTGTTACACCTAAAGGAGAACCACTGTTCATTCCTGAAAATGTAGAGACACATTTTCCTGGCTCATACAGCAATTTGGTATCTAATCCCTGCTCATTTTAtatctttgaaaattttcctgttttgcacagaagaaaaatagtcAAAGTtctcaaaaattattaattaagcTAGGTACCTGTCATCTTTGAAAACCAGAGGAAGCTCTTGCCTTAATTTTCTTAATGCTCCCAAATATTAAGAGACTCTACTTTAGCTAATTACTATCAACAAAAAGTCTTATAATAGCAGCAGTTTGTTTAGCCTTGGTCAGGAATCTGGCAATCAAAACTCAATATATAAAGcatctcagaaataaattttttaatgtatattcaTTAAACACTAAATTCTCTGCAGCTCATAATTTAGTTTCAAAGTACTCATTTTTTTGagagaagaaaactaaaaataaccATTGGCTATGTGACTATATCACTAGATATATCTAGAAAACCAGTCAGTATGCAGGACTGAAGCTCAATTCTTTCTCACTTTCTGTCACTCGTGTCAGATTTGTGCGCTGTGGAATCCCACTGCCTTCACAGAATCTCCCCATAGTGTCTGTACCACTCTGAATTGTTGCTCATGGATTGTACCAGGAGCTACTTGATTCATTAGATAAGTGAATGGCAAATTTGCTGCTCATAAAGAAGGTATGAAATTCATTTACTCTCTTTTAGCTATGTCATTTATGCACAGCCTTTCAATGAGAGTAGTTTATTTTTGCCTCTGGTGTGTGAAGCTGGCATTTCTCTATAGGCAGTATTCCAAGAAGAACCTCACTTTAAAACAAGTTGATTTCTACCTAGAGCTAAAAACAGATGCTTGAGACTTCCTTCAAGTTTGCTTGTTATACTGAGAGTGAAACATTTTGCTGAATTGCTATGGAAAGacatgttttaaatattgtCAGAAAGTGatgatctgaaaaaaattgttttgattaATATAGTCTGCCAAAACCAGATATTCAGGTCATCGCTTAGCAATCGTGTAACTCTTCTTACAAATATTATCCAAGGCAGTTGGCATGAGATGATAATCAGCAGTAAACAACATAGCTATGAAATAACTGA
The sequence above is drawn from the Parus major isolate Abel chromosome 2, Parus_major1.1, whole genome shotgun sequence genome and encodes:
- the CROT gene encoding peroxisomal carnitine O-octanoyltransferase isoform X2, giving the protein MPVKPFLNQEEYQRTEDIVKKFENGIGKELHQKLLERAKMRRNWLEDWWLNVAYLDLRISTQIHCNMGGPGPYIEHCWPPKEGTQIDRACVNIWHTLKYWDLLRTEKVAIERSGNTVLDMNQFRMLFCTCKIPGLTRDSLSSYFKTEAEGECPSHLIVLCRGRVFAFDAVHEGIILTPPEIFRQLTYIQKRCYSEPDGPGLAALTSNERTKWAELREYLIHLDPKNLTLLEKIQRSLFVVGLDDSSPHATPEDYTELTRLGLTGDPTVRWGDKSYNSIFFSNGTCSAFCDHSPFDAMALITMLSFAEKKIIENEGKWKGSDNVRDIPLPEELVFTVDPKIINEIGCTKELYYKKVSDLQLVSYAFTSFGKALIRKRKLHPDTFVQLALQLAYYKCHGRPGCCYETAMTRRFYHGRTETIRPCTVEAVEWCKSMLDPSDSNYQRLQLMHKAFAKHNKMRKECENGKGFDRHLLGLLLIAQEQGLPVPELYGDKAFTASGGGGNFVLSTSLTGYTRFSGSALPMVQHGYGFFYSIRDDRIVTSCSSWKSCPETDAEVLCRTLFQCFHDVLQLTVTAQL
- the CROT gene encoding peroxisomal carnitine O-octanoyltransferase isoform X1; amino-acid sequence: MEKQVLESSEERTFQYQDSLPSLPVPPLHESLSKYLDAVKPFLNQEEYQRTEDIVKKFENGIGKELHQKLLERAKMRRNWLEDWWLNVAYLDLRISTQIHCNMGGPGPYIEHCWPPKEGTQIDRACVNIWHTLKYWDLLRTEKVAIERSGNTVLDMNQFRMLFCTCKIPGLTRDSLSSYFKTEAEGECPSHLIVLCRGRVFAFDAVHEGIILTPPEIFRQLTYIQKRCYSEPDGPGLAALTSNERTKWAELREYLIHLDPKNLTLLEKIQRSLFVVGLDDSSPHATPEDYTELTRLGLTGDPTVRWGDKSYNSIFFSNGTCSAFCDHSPFDAMALITMLSFAEKKIIENEGKWKGSDNVRDIPLPEELVFTVDPKIINEIGCTKELYYKKVSDLQLVSYAFTSFGKALIRKRKLHPDTFVQLALQLAYYKCHGRPGCCYETAMTRRFYHGRTETIRPCTVEAVEWCKSMLDPSDSNYQRLQLMHKAFAKHNKMRKECENGKGFDRHLLGLLLIAQEQGLPVPELYGDKAFTASGGGGNFVLSTSLTGYTRFSGSALPMVQHGYGFFYSIRDDRIVTSCSSWKSCPETDAEVLCRTLFQCFHDVLQLTVTAQL